The DNA segment GAAGGACCTGGGCATCGGTCTCGTCGCGCTGGCGACGATCGCCGCTACCTACAACACACTGAACAATATTTTTCAGGTGCTGTACGGCTTTGTCGTGCCGTACGTCCGCAGGGGAGTGATCCTGGGTGTCGGAAATTGCCTGCTCGGGCTTTCCGTAGTGGGAAGCGGGTTTGCGGCGGGCTATCACCATTTTTTCGCGACCCGCCTGCTCGGCGGTCTCGGCGCCAGCCCGCAGCACACGGTCGGCTCGAGCATTCTTGCGGTTCACTTCGGCAACGCGCGCGGGCGCGCGCTGGCCTTTCATTCCACCGCCGGGCACATCGGAGGCTTGGTGGCGCCGCTCATCGCGGCGCTGATGCTGACGTACTTAAGCTGGCGCGGGCTCTTCTGGACCATCGGCGCGATCACCACCGTCGTGGGCATACTCTTTTTTGTTTTTCGGGATCGGATGCGTCCGGCGGCTTCCGAGGCGCGGAAGTCGAGACTGACGCCGCTCGGCTGGGAGGCCTACAAGAAATGCCTCAAGAATAAAAATATTCTGCTCGTCTCGCTCGTCTTTATGGCCGGCGCCGCCGGACGCGGGCAGGACATCAACGAAATTTACATCGTCCCTCACTTCGTCCACGACTTCGGCATGGAGGTCGCGCACGCGGCGTTCCTGTTTACGCTGATTCAAGTCGGTGGATTGATCGGCCCGATCGCCTGGGGGTGGATCTCCGACCGCTACAATCGCAAGTTGGTGATTCAAGCCTCGCTGGTGATTTCCGCCGTATCGACGTTTTGGCTCGCCTGGCAGGAAAACGTTTCCGCTTCCCTCTTCGTCAACCTCGTTATCTACGGTGCCGCGGTAACGTCTCGTCAAACACTCACGCAAGCTTTGCTTAGCGATTTAGTGGGAGAAGATCTCTTCGACGCGGCTTTCAGCCTCTACTACTTCATCGGCTTTCTCTCGATCCCGTTCTGGACTCTCATCACCGGCGGCATCATGGCGAACTACGGCTTCGGCCCAGCGTTCAGCCTGATCTCAACTTCGTATCTGCTCGCCTCGGGGTTACTGCTGTTTCTTCGGAGAAGATAGATATTCCCCCCTCTCCCCTCGTAAGAGATATGCTTTCCCAACCAGTGGAGAATCGTCATCAAATGGCGTAATATAAATAATCAATTTCTTCACTGGTTACTTCCAGCGATGGTTGCTTCCCTCGAAGTACGCTTCAACGGATTCCTTGCTTCGCTGCCAGGGTTTGAGGCGATCGACAGCCTTGATCTCCCGCAAGATCCGGAACACCGCCGCAAGGCCGACTTCCTTCTCGCCGGCCGCAATGTCATTCTGGAGAAGAAGACCTTAATGGTCGATACATCTCACAAAATCGAGCCCGCGGTCGAAAAGCATCGCAATCGGAAGGAATTTCCGCTGTTTTCTGGAACCGCGGATCTTCGAAAAGTACTCTCGCGCCTGCCTGACGGTGAGGACGTCTATCGTCGGCTATACCTTTCGATCACGCGTTCTGTTGAAGAAGCAGTTCGCTCTGCGGAGGAGCAAATTTCCCATACACGGCATGTTCTCAACCTCTCAGATTCGGTGGGACTTCTGGTAATCCTCAATGAGTCAGTTCAACTGCTCGATCCGAATGTAGTCGGTTACCGCACGGCTAGCCTGATGCGCCGCGAACGGACAGGCAAATCTTCATCGGACAAGCTTGACTTTGTCTGGTTGCTCTTCGAGAGCCACGCGCTTGGGGGAGCAGCTGACACACCGGCATTCCCAAGCGTGCTGATCTCTGGAGAACGAGCCGCAAAATTCCCGTGGTTCACCGCCTTTCACGATGATATCGTTAATCGATGGGCTGCGTTTAACAATGGCGCTGTTGTCGACGGGGGAAGCCCAAATCCGAGTTCCTTAAAGTTCGCTCCAACCGAAGAGCTACGCAGCCCAAATCCGACACATCTGCCAAGGCACGAGGTTTGGCGCCGTCAATACAGATTGAGGCCATACTTGCGTCATCTGAGTGATGCCGCCGTCCTTGAGCACGGTAGTAAGATCATGCAACGCTTGATACCGCACTTCTTGCGGGGTGGGCCAGGCTATATTGCAGAAGTAGTGAATCCTCTGATGGAAGAGTTCACTCACTTTCAAGAGGAGGCAGGTCACCGTGCACTTGACTGGCGAGATATACCGAAACCTTAACTCACCAATCGAGCGGCAGGCACGAGTAACCTCGTCGCTGCCATTCACATCAAATCTTCTCCCTAAGAAAAAGTAGCTCCGAGTAGAAGCTCGACTTGAGAAGACCTGACGGTAGCACCTCTTGACGTCTAGGGAATATGGAAATCCTTTGTGGCGCAGAGGCTATCTAAAACCAGCCCGTCCCTGTTTTTCCTCTGTCCTGTTTTTTCTTCCTGTATTTTCTCTATTTTTTCTCAGGCGCAACTTATGAGCACATCGCAATGGAAAGACACCTCCGGTGAATGCAAATAGCTAATGTGATTTCCTTATTTCTGCCCGACTTGCCGCAGCGCAGAAGCCTGGGATAGAGTTCGGGAGTGGGACGGAAATCACGGTTCAAGAAAACTAACCTGATCCGGAAACCGGGAGTGGCAGAAAACCCCAGACGGAAACCTTTGGATATATGGCTCACGATTGCGAGTGTGGTTGTTGGAATAGTGTTTTTTTGGCTTCCAAAAAACCAATCGGTCTTAATCTTCAGTTTAGTATCGATGTTTGTTCTATCACTGCATCCAGTTTGGAATTTATGGTGGATCGAGAAATCGTTAATGCGACGGTTTGCGGCGTTATCGATTCTAGTCTGCGTTGTAATCGCATTTGGTTTCCTAGCATGGCCATCTCATGTTCAGGCCCCGCTTATCGTGTCGGGTGTTACAGGTAATAATAAGCCAGGTGCCGACATCCACGGGATTAAGTGGCAATCCTATTACTCGGAGTTGCGAATTACGTTCATGAATCCCACCGAGGATGACTATAAAAATTTGGACGTATCGGTATTTATTCCAAACCTTGCGGTGATGGGTATCGCCGAAACAACGAATCTTCCGAATGTGTTGTTTGGTCGGGTGTCGATGTTTGGGTCGCGTTCTCCTGGTATGATTCTGTGGTCCGCTAATGAGCCCTATCGTATCAGGGCCGATGTATTGCCACGGCGCGGGAGGTTTCAGATGGTTTTCGCCCTTGCCGCGCTGAAAGAAAATCTTGCAGAACTCGATTTATCGTCAGAGACAGCATCTGATTTTTCATTCCTGTTTGATGAAAAGCGCGCCGCCAGCGATGTTACTGTGACAGGTCAATATCAGATTGGGTCAGAAATTCGGAAGGTTTCCGAAAAGCTTCTCAGTGGTAAGTAGCCCCAGGGCCAGCGGTTCTACTTGCTGATGGCAGCGGCTATGCGGATGGCCGGCATTCGTCGGCACAGTCCCACAATAAATATGTCAACCTGAAATCGGATTTGCTGGTCGATGTGTTAACGGGCTGTTTACAGAGACAAACCGAGGAAAAGGAAAAGCCCGCTAAGTCCGCATAAGATGTGGCGTCCCCGACGGGATTCGAACCCGTGTTGCCGGTGTGAAAGGCCGGTGTCCTGGGCCAGGCTCATGCAATCCGCTTCACTTTGATGCGCTCAGCGGCCTTCTCAATTTGCGCAAGGTCGTATTCCATCTGCATGCCAAGCCATACCTCGGGACTCGACCCGAACGCCTTGGAGAGGCGGATCGCCATCTCCGGGGAGATCCCGGCCTTTTCATTCACCAGATTGTTGAGTGCCTGACGCGTCACTCCAAGACGCTTGGCCGCTTCGGTGACAGTCAAATTTAGCGGCTCAATGCATTCCTGGCGCACAATGCGACCGGGGTGCGGTGGATTCTTCATGCGCATAGCAAACTCCTCTTTCTTCAATGATAGTCGATCAAGTCAACGTCGTAGGCGTGGCCTTCCTCAAAGCGGAATATAAGGCGCCAGTTGGCCCGCACAGTGACGCTCCAAAAATCCTTAAGATCGCCTTTCAACCGATGGAGTCGGAAGCCCGGCAGATCCATGTCAGAAGGTTTGCGGGCGCGGTTAAGAACGGCCAGGATGTTTTCCACCTTAGCGACATGATCCGCGCGAAGCCCCTTCGCCTCGCCCTTTTCAAATAGCCGCCTCAAGCCTTTGTGCCTGAAGCTTTGAATCACGTCGTCACTCTAGCATGTAGGGTGACAAGCATCAATTGTCATTTGGTAGGTAGTGAGACGTCAACCCGGCTCCGATCGGCAAGCGGTTGATTTTTTGGCGTCCCCGACGGGATTCGAACCCGTGTTGCCGGCGTGAAAGGCCGGCGTCCTGGGCCAGGCTAGACGACGGGAACCGCATGTGAGCCCGTGCTGGATTGAACCGGCCTTCTCGCGTCAGGTCTTTTGCTGTTTCTTGGCCGGAAGGAATCGCTAGATTGACAGCGACATGCTCGATGGGTACGATGAGGCCATGACTAATAAGATGACTAAGACGATAGAATTTGAGACCGAATTGACTGGCAGTCGCACTCTGAACATACCCCCGGAAATTGCCGCAGCCTTGCCGTCGAAGGGGACGGCGACCGTTGTGGTCTTTGTAGAGATGGACCCCGAGGACGCCGCGTGGCGCAAGGCGGCCTACGAGCAATTTCTGAGCGATGACTCAGAGCAAGACGCGGTCTATGACAAGTACCGTTGATCTTGGCGACGTATATGTCTGTGTTTTTCCTTTCACCTCCGGGCAAGCAGCCAAGGCTAGACCTGTTCTGGTATTGATGGACCTTGGCCCGGATTGCCTCGTCTGCCGAATCACCTCTGTTCCCCATAGTGGTTTCCTCGACCTGCCGGTGACCAACTGGCAGGAAGCGGGTCTTGAGAAACCATCCACCATCCGGCTGTCGCGCCTGGTCACTGTGGAAAAGCCTCTGCTCAGATTCCATATCGGAAAATTGGCCAGCAAGGATTTAGATCGAGTGAGAACGCTGTGGAATGAAAAGTTCCGCTTGTGATGTGCCTTTGAGCGGCTTCGGCCCCGCCTTCAGCCTGATCTCGACTTCTTATCTCCTCGCCTCGGCGCTACTCCTGTTTCTTCGCGGAAGATAAATTTCCCTCGGTGAAATCCCCTCGCTCATGTTTCGTCGAGACGGCAAGCGGGTAAAGACCGAACTCCGCCGCAACGGTCTCGGTTAAAGGCTCCAACATGAATAACTGGACGAACTGTTTTTTCGCGCGGCTGAGGAAAACCCTGGGGTTTTGTTTCAGATCCGAAAAACGATCTCTCCTGCTGCGATTACCTTCGCCATGCTTTGTGTCGACATAAACGGCGCCAGGAAAGGGCAGAGGGAGCAGTGACTTTCTCACTCGCGAAGGACTTAGCGAAGGCAGATCCGAATCTTCGATGTCTTCGTTCTCAGGCAGCTTCAAAAGATCGTGCCTGATGAGGTGGCTGGTGCCGCACCAGTGGTGGAATCCGTGTTTTTTGAGATAGATGCGCCGCGCGCCGTCGCGATAGAAATAGCCGCTATCAAAAAACCATCCGTGAGCCTGAGGATTTCGCTCGACGAATTCGGCGAGCCGGTTGCTGACACAATCGTCGGCATCGACTTGCATCACGTGGGACGGAGTGAATTTCCGGGCAAGAACGAATCCTCTGGCGCGCTTGCGGTATTTGTCCTGATTCAGAGACGGATGGTGATTGGAATCGGGCACGGGAAAATCGCCGCCCGCGTAAGTGACCGCGGGATGGTTGAAGTCGATCGTCGGCTTCTCGTGACAAACTACGATGACTTTAAACGCCGCCGATGTTTGATTACAGACCGATTTGAGACACCTCTCGAAGAGCCTGCTCACGTAGTCCCATGATCTGGCGACGCGGCGGCTCTTCAGCGGTATGACGAAGACCAGCATCTTCGAGTTGGAAGGTTTTGGCGTCCCCGACGGGATTCGAACCCGTGTTGCCGGCGTGAAAGTGAGGTGACGCCTTTCGGGGGAAGGCTAACGAAATAGGGGGCTTA comes from the Candidatus Binatia bacterium genome and includes:
- a CDS encoding HigA family addiction module antitoxin is translated as MRMKNPPHPGRIVRQECIEPLNLTVTEAAKRLGVTRQALNNLVNEKAGISPEMAIRLSKAFGSSPEVWLGMQMEYDLAQIEKAAERIKVKRIA
- a CDS encoding type II toxin-antitoxin system RelE/ParE family toxin; protein product: MIQSFRHKGLRRLFEKGEAKGLRADHVAKVENILAVLNRARKPSDMDLPGFRLHRLKGDLKDFWSVTVRANWRLIFRFEEGHAYDVDLIDYH
- a CDS encoding glycosyltransferase family A protein, whose amino-acid sequence is MLVFVIPLKSRRVARSWDYVSRLFERCLKSVCNQTSAAFKVIVVCHEKPTIDFNHPAVTYAGGDFPVPDSNHHPSLNQDKYRKRARGFVLARKFTPSHVMQVDADDCVSNRLAEFVERNPQAHGWFFDSGYFYRDGARRIYLKKHGFHHWCGTSHLIRHDLLKLPENEDIEDSDLPSLSPSRVRKSLLPLPFPGAVYVDTKHGEGNRSRRDRFSDLKQNPRVFLSRAKKQFVQLFMLEPLTETVAAEFGLYPLAVSTKHERGDFTEGNLSSAKKQE
- a CDS encoding MFS transporter; this translates as MSETQTSVKESALDRNAAFGIVCSAHFFNHFQSAMLAVIYPLMMKDLGIGLVALATIAATYNTLNNIFQVLYGFVVPYVRRGVILGVGNCLLGLSVVGSGFAAGYHHFFATRLLGGLGASPQHTVGSSILAVHFGNARGRALAFHSTAGHIGGLVAPLIAALMLTYLSWRGLFWTIGAITTVVGILFFVFRDRMRPAASEARKSRLTPLGWEAYKKCLKNKNILLVSLVFMAGAAGRGQDINEIYIVPHFVHDFGMEVAHAAFLFTLIQVGGLIGPIAWGWISDRYNRKLVIQASLVISAVSTFWLAWQENVSASLFVNLVIYGAAVTSRQTLTQALLSDLVGEDLFDAAFSLYYFIGFLSIPFWTLITGGIMANYGFGPAFSLISTSYLLASGLLLFLRRR
- a CDS encoding type II toxin-antitoxin system PemK/MazF family toxin, producing the protein MTSTVDLGDVYVCVFPFTSGQAAKARPVLVLMDLGPDCLVCRITSVPHSGFLDLPVTNWQEAGLEKPSTIRLSRLVTVEKPLLRFHIGKLASKDLDRVRTLWNEKFRL